The Sphingobacterium bambusae genome includes a window with the following:
- the def gene encoding peptide deformylase produces MKLPIVAYGDPVLRKKAEEIDEDYPNLKETIADMFETMYAARGVGLAAPQVGLPIRLFVIDASPFAEDDEDGEGDPSLKDFKKVLINPIILEETGEKWGFNEGCLSIPDINEEVMRPSNVLINYLDENFEEHEVQLSGLAARIVQHEYDHIEGKLFVDKLGPLKKAMLKGKLDAISKGMIRVGYKMRFPQIKKKR; encoded by the coding sequence ATGAAATTACCTATAGTAGCATATGGCGATCCCGTGTTGAGGAAAAAGGCGGAGGAGATAGATGAAGACTACCCCAATCTTAAAGAAACCATTGCTGATATGTTTGAGACGATGTATGCGGCGCGAGGTGTTGGTTTGGCAGCTCCGCAGGTCGGTTTACCTATTCGCTTGTTTGTTATAGACGCTTCTCCCTTTGCGGAGGATGACGAGGATGGCGAAGGCGATCCTTCTTTGAAAGATTTTAAAAAAGTATTGATCAATCCCATAATCTTGGAAGAAACCGGTGAAAAGTGGGGCTTTAATGAGGGCTGTCTCAGCATTCCCGATATCAACGAAGAAGTGATGAGACCGTCCAATGTATTGATCAACTACCTAGATGAAAATTTTGAAGAGCACGAGGTACAATTGAGTGGATTGGCAGCGCGTATCGTTCAACATGAGTATGACCATATTGAAGGGAAGTTGTTCGTTGATAAGCTAGGCCCACTGAAAAAAGCCATGCTGAAAGGAAAATTAGACGCGATCTCCAAAGGGATGATTCGTGTGGGATATAAGATGAGATTCCCGCAAATAAAGAAGAAAAGATAG
- a CDS encoding trimeric intracellular cation channel family protein has protein sequence MNIIYSIDLLGTMVFAISGAMAANRKHIDIFGAAFTGFVTAIGGGSLRDVFLNLRPVWVDDDNYLIAILIGVSISILANKQLDKLARTLSFFDAIGIGFFCIVGVQKSLSFDASAIAAIMLGMFSAVMGGVIRDTLMNETPLIFRKEIYATACLLGAILYIVLGLVGVNSTINAFSSAAIIFVIRLIAVKFKLSLPVIGG, from the coding sequence ATGAACATCATCTATTCCATTGATTTATTAGGCACCATGGTTTTTGCGATATCGGGAGCCATGGCAGCAAATCGCAAACATATCGACATCTTCGGAGCGGCATTCACCGGCTTCGTTACGGCGATAGGAGGTGGCTCATTACGAGATGTTTTCTTAAACCTACGTCCCGTGTGGGTAGACGATGACAATTATCTTATAGCCATACTCATAGGCGTAAGCATATCCATTTTGGCCAATAAACAACTGGACAAACTAGCACGAACACTTTCTTTTTTTGATGCGATCGGCATCGGTTTCTTCTGCATCGTTGGTGTACAGAAATCCTTGTCTTTCGACGCTTCAGCCATCGCTGCCATCATGTTGGGAATGTTTTCAGCAGTTATGGGGGGCGTCATTCGAGATACCTTAATGAACGAAACACCGCTCATCTTTCGAAAAGAAATCTATGCTACAGCCTGCTTGTTGGGAGCTATTCTGTATATCGTTCTCGGTCTAGTCGGTGTGAACAGCACGATAAATGCATTCTCATCGGCAGCCATCATATTCGTCATTCGGCTCATCGCCGTAAAGTTCAAACTATCCCTTCCGGTTATCGGCGGTTAG
- a CDS encoding M56 family metallopeptidase, with protein MNAIFQNITHALGWSIVHSLWQGVLIYCLLCLVYVALPKSSAKNKYIMALCAQASIFFCFVATFVHYLDFSRSALSSSPIDFTTEQLLDIQASTHILHALEPMFPWFASLYVIGLLIQMILFTNSFSKLHYLKTRGLQDAPSLWQESFQRISATLTPSKKVRFFLSEKVSVPLTLGHVKPIILFPIALVTHLDLKQVESILIHELAHIKRNDYLFNLFKVIMETVLFFNPFIWLLSKHIEAEREHACDDMVVKWVPSPIAYAQALMSVELNSHHIAPAYAMAATGKNHHLLHRIKRITKMEKNYINVKQHLIALLLSSVALVTVAWIAPQNKEQQPAENPAIISLEQMEELELLPMGEAVSEELTAQICDTTEINSITLAPLDTIQPLPTLAPIDPIAPIALQKEADVLQQRMQTPEWKEHIAQVEANAKRIEAYYNSPAWKEHIAKIAANSKRIEEYYNSPAWKEQIAKIETNAKRVEEFYNSPKWKEHIAKVEENAKRVEEYYNSPEWKEHIAKIENNSKRIEEYYNSPEWKDKIAKIEENARKVEEYYNSPEWKEKISKIEENAKQLTEYYNSPAWKEKSKQLTAPQNDNKNEK; from the coding sequence ATGAACGCTATCTTTCAAAACATCACACATGCGCTAGGGTGGAGCATCGTACACTCTTTATGGCAAGGCGTACTTATCTACTGCCTACTATGCCTAGTTTATGTTGCGCTTCCAAAATCAAGTGCCAAAAACAAATACATTATGGCCCTCTGCGCACAAGCTAGTATTTTCTTTTGCTTCGTTGCCACATTTGTACACTATTTGGATTTTTCGAGAAGCGCCTTGTCATCATCTCCAATAGATTTCACAACGGAGCAGCTCTTGGACATACAGGCATCAACGCATATCCTACATGCTTTAGAACCTATGTTCCCTTGGTTTGCCTCGCTCTATGTCATCGGACTACTTATACAAATGATCCTGTTCACAAACAGTTTCTCCAAGCTCCATTATCTAAAAACAAGGGGACTACAGGACGCACCCAGCCTGTGGCAGGAATCATTTCAGCGGATTAGCGCAACGCTGACACCAAGCAAGAAAGTTAGGTTTTTTCTTTCCGAAAAAGTATCCGTGCCCTTAACGCTAGGTCACGTAAAACCCATTATACTTTTTCCAATAGCACTGGTCACCCATCTTGACTTGAAACAAGTCGAATCAATTTTGATTCACGAGCTAGCACATATCAAGCGTAATGATTACCTATTTAACCTTTTCAAGGTTATCATGGAAACCGTACTGTTTTTCAATCCATTTATCTGGCTCTTGTCAAAACATATTGAAGCCGAACGCGAGCATGCCTGTGACGATATGGTTGTTAAATGGGTACCATCCCCAATAGCCTATGCACAAGCATTGATGTCGGTCGAGCTAAACAGTCATCACATTGCACCGGCCTATGCCATGGCCGCCACTGGAAAAAACCATCATTTACTACACCGAATAAAAAGAATAACCAAAATGGAAAAGAACTATATCAATGTTAAGCAACATCTCATTGCTTTGCTGCTTAGCTCCGTGGCCTTAGTTACCGTAGCTTGGATTGCACCACAAAACAAAGAACAACAGCCAGCGGAAAACCCTGCTATAATAAGCCTCGAACAAATGGAAGAACTCGAGCTCCTGCCTATGGGGGAAGCTGTAAGCGAAGAGCTAACGGCGCAGATTTGTGATACGACAGAAATAAACAGCATTACACTTGCTCCGCTCGACACCATCCAACCGTTACCAACATTAGCGCCCATCGATCCCATTGCACCGATAGCACTACAAAAAGAGGCTGATGTACTGCAGCAACGTATGCAAACGCCCGAGTGGAAAGAGCATATCGCGCAGGTAGAGGCCAATGCCAAACGTATCGAAGCGTATTACAATTCCCCAGCATGGAAGGAGCATATTGCTAAGATAGCCGCCAACAGCAAAAGGATAGAGGAATACTACAACTCGCCGGCATGGAAAGAGCAAATTGCCAAAATCGAAACCAATGCCAAACGTGTGGAGGAATTCTATAACTCGCCCAAATGGAAAGAGCATATTGCCAAGGTGGAGGAAAATGCCAAACGAGTAGAAGAGTACTACAACTCGCCAGAATGGAAAGAGCATATTGCTAAGATTGAAAACAACTCAAAACGCATCGAGGAATACTATAACTCTCCGGAATGGAAAGACAAGATTGCCAAAATAGAGGAGAACGCACGCAAAGTAGAGGAATACTACAATTCGCCAGAGTGGAAGGAAAAAATCAGTAAAATAGAAGAAAATGCCAAGCAACTTACAGAGTATTATAATTCGCCCGCTTGGAAAGAAAAATCGAAACAGCTAACGGCTCCACAAAACGACAATAAAAACGAAAAGTAA
- a CDS encoding BlaI/MecI/CopY family transcriptional regulator has protein sequence MKPTDSEMEILQILWEKGESSVRNVHEQLDKKDIGYTTTLKLMQIMFDKGMVSRDSSSKTHLYKALLSKEQTQHQFLDKMIDAVYNGSTARLVMQALGNQRASKEEIDLIKEYLNTLENS, from the coding sequence ATGAAGCCGACAGATAGTGAAATGGAAATATTGCAAATCCTTTGGGAAAAAGGAGAGAGCAGCGTACGCAACGTGCACGAACAACTTGACAAAAAAGATATCGGTTACACGACAACACTTAAGCTTATGCAAATTATGTTTGACAAGGGCATGGTAAGTAGAGACAGCTCCTCAAAAACACATTTGTATAAAGCGCTTTTAAGCAAAGAACAAACGCAACATCAATTCTTGGATAAAATGATCGATGCTGTGTACAATGGATCTACGGCACGCTTGGTGATGCAAGCCTTAGGCAATCAGCGAGCAAGCAAAGAGGAGATTGATCTTATAAAAGAATACTTAAATACCCTTGAAAACTCATAA
- a CDS encoding SRPBCC domain-containing protein, with amino-acid sequence MKDFKKYYIVAASPEDIYKALTTEITIRLWTGDIVEIDPTEGGEFSMWDGAITGKFISLEPYAKIVQQWYFGEQEENSIVTIKLHEHKKGSSFEVNHSNIPDEAFDDIVDGWNNTYMASLIEFYEEE; translated from the coding sequence ATGAAAGATTTCAAAAAATACTATATCGTTGCCGCAAGTCCTGAAGACATCTACAAAGCCTTAACAACAGAGATTACGATACGCCTATGGACAGGCGATATCGTTGAGATCGACCCAACTGAGGGAGGTGAATTTTCCATGTGGGATGGTGCGATCACAGGAAAGTTCATTAGTCTAGAGCCATACGCAAAGATTGTTCAACAATGGTATTTTGGAGAGCAAGAAGAAAACTCTATAGTGACCATTAAATTACATGAACATAAAAAAGGAAGCTCGTTTGAGGTAAACCATAGCAATATCCCTGACGAAGCTTTTGATGATATTGTAGATGGATGGAATAATACCTACATGGCATCCTTAATCGAGTTTTATGAGGAAGAATGA
- a CDS encoding methyltransferase RsmF C-terminal domain-like protein translates to MSNFLPNELIDRLRKEQDFDHEAFVDTHEKGDRITSIRLNPRKHALLDIALLDPVPWCSKAYYLGERPVFTLDPLYHAGCYYVQEASSMFLGHIIRTLGLENAAIRALDLCAAPGGKSTLINAYLGDKSLLVSNEVIKTRVGILEDNMNRWGMHNVVVTNNDPSSFSRLPGYFDLMVVDAPCSGSGMFRKDPDAIDEWSLANVKLCSDRQKRILAESISTLVTGGYLIYSTCSYSTEENEDILDWIAHEYGFSSVELPLDDSWGIQPTQSSEMSAHGYRFYPHQLQGEGFFVGVMKKTEAQETFSRKKAKPEKSAVPKQALADWLLPNAALYAFMHGDDVHIFPKRYEEDLKWLQRVLYIRNAGTNIGKWIGRELLPSHELALSVFVKSDLKSQEVPLSVAQEFLRKDNLDRDIFVDVGNGWCLVRYYGVNLGWVKVLANRVNNYYPKESRIVHL, encoded by the coding sequence ATGAGTAACTTTCTCCCAAATGAACTTATTGATAGATTACGTAAAGAACAGGATTTTGATCATGAGGCTTTCGTTGATACACATGAAAAAGGAGATCGTATTACTTCTATTCGCTTAAACCCTAGAAAGCATGCGCTGTTGGATATAGCATTGCTAGATCCAGTACCTTGGTGTTCAAAGGCCTACTATCTTGGTGAACGTCCGGTATTTACGTTGGATCCGCTGTATCATGCCGGATGTTATTACGTGCAGGAGGCCTCATCCATGTTTTTGGGTCATATTATTCGCACATTGGGCTTAGAGAACGCTGCTATAAGAGCACTTGACTTGTGTGCCGCTCCAGGGGGAAAATCCACGTTGATAAACGCTTATTTGGGGGATAAAAGCCTTTTGGTAAGCAATGAAGTTATTAAAACCAGAGTAGGGATTCTGGAGGATAACATGAATCGTTGGGGCATGCATAATGTGGTGGTTACCAATAATGATCCCTCGTCTTTCTCGCGTCTTCCCGGATATTTTGATCTGATGGTAGTGGATGCCCCTTGCTCGGGATCCGGTATGTTCAGGAAAGATCCTGATGCTATTGATGAGTGGTCGCTAGCGAATGTTAAGCTCTGTAGCGATCGACAGAAGCGCATATTGGCCGAGTCAATCAGTACGTTGGTTACTGGGGGATACCTAATTTATTCTACTTGTTCCTATTCGACGGAGGAAAATGAGGATATTTTGGACTGGATTGCGCATGAGTATGGCTTTAGTAGTGTAGAACTGCCATTGGATGACAGTTGGGGTATTCAGCCAACCCAGTCTTCGGAAATGAGCGCACATGGATATCGATTTTATCCACATCAGCTGCAGGGAGAAGGATTTTTTGTGGGCGTGATGAAGAAAACGGAGGCACAAGAGACCTTTAGTAGAAAGAAAGCAAAGCCAGAGAAGAGTGCTGTTCCAAAACAGGCATTGGCAGATTGGCTGCTTCCTAATGCTGCGCTTTATGCCTTTATGCACGGAGATGATGTCCATATCTTCCCAAAGCGGTATGAGGAGGATCTGAAGTGGTTGCAGCGTGTGCTATACATTCGTAATGCAGGCACAAACATCGGTAAATGGATAGGTCGTGAATTGCTGCCCTCGCACGAATTGGCATTGAGCGTCTTCGTCAAAAGTGATCTTAAATCGCAGGAAGTGCCGCTATCTGTTGCTCAGGAGTTTCTCCGTAAAGACAACCTTGATCGTGATATATTCGTTGATGTTGGCAACGGATGGTGTTTGGTGCGTTACTATGGAGTTAATTTGGGCTGGGTAAAGGTATTGGCGAATAGAGTTAACAACTATTATCCTAAGGAGTCTCGGATTGTACATCTGTAG
- the coaBC gene encoding bifunctional phosphopantothenoylcysteine decarboxylase/phosphopantothenate--cysteine ligase CoaBC: MSLKDKNIVIGICGGIAAYKITSLVRLLVKEGARVQVIMTPDAHNFVTPLTFATLSKNPVYSEYFDPKSGVWHNHVDIALKADLLLIAPATANTLSKMANAACDNLLLATYLSAKCPVMFAPAMDLDMWKHPATQTNIQRLEQFGNTMIAPGTGELASGLVGEGRLAEPDDMYAAIYTFFEKHQSLKGKKALVTAGPTHEAIDPVRFIGNHSSGKMGFAIAESLTSLGAEVTLISGPTHLPTPASVKRIDVTSAKEMLNATDGYFDQADIIVMSAAVADYTPVTVANQKIKKKDDTFQIALQKTTDILATLGKRKKAQQTLVGFALETNDEIENAKGKLSRKNLDFIVLNSMQDQGAGFAGDTNKVTVLSKDGTQIAFALKSKREVADDIVHLIVAHQSPTDVQSETP; encoded by the coding sequence ATGTCTTTGAAAGACAAAAATATTGTAATTGGTATATGCGGCGGTATAGCCGCATATAAAATTACATCTCTTGTAAGATTGCTTGTCAAAGAGGGCGCTCGAGTGCAGGTTATTATGACACCTGACGCCCACAACTTCGTCACCCCACTGACATTTGCCACGCTATCTAAAAATCCAGTCTATTCCGAGTATTTCGACCCGAAGAGCGGTGTCTGGCATAATCATGTCGATATTGCATTAAAGGCAGACCTGTTGCTCATAGCACCTGCAACGGCCAATACACTGAGCAAAATGGCGAATGCTGCCTGCGACAATTTGCTTTTAGCCACCTATCTATCTGCGAAATGCCCAGTAATGTTTGCTCCGGCGATGGATCTGGATATGTGGAAGCATCCCGCTACGCAAACAAATATTCAACGTCTTGAACAATTTGGCAATACCATGATAGCGCCCGGAACAGGCGAACTTGCAAGTGGTCTTGTGGGAGAGGGGCGTCTCGCAGAGCCGGATGACATGTATGCTGCTATCTATACTTTTTTTGAAAAACATCAATCTCTGAAAGGGAAAAAAGCCTTGGTTACTGCTGGACCAACGCACGAAGCAATCGATCCTGTTCGTTTTATCGGCAACCACTCCAGTGGAAAGATGGGCTTTGCCATTGCGGAATCGCTGACGTCCCTCGGCGCTGAGGTTACCTTGATTAGCGGTCCCACGCACCTGCCAACACCCGCATCGGTCAAGAGGATAGATGTAACCAGTGCAAAAGAGATGCTAAATGCCACTGATGGTTACTTTGATCAAGCAGACATTATTGTTATGAGTGCCGCCGTAGCTGACTATACGCCAGTAACAGTAGCCAATCAAAAGATCAAAAAAAAGGACGATACTTTTCAGATAGCTTTGCAGAAAACGACGGATATCCTAGCAACATTGGGAAAACGAAAAAAAGCACAGCAGACCTTGGTTGGATTCGCTTTGGAAACGAACGACGAAATCGAAAATGCGAAAGGGAAGCTTTCTCGTAAAAACTTGGACTTTATCGTATTAAACTCCATGCAGGATCAAGGAGCAGGTTTCGCCGGCGACACGAATAAAGTGACCGTATTAAGTAAGGACGGTACGCAAATAGCATTCGCGTTAAAGAGTAAGCGAGAGGTCGCCGACGATATCGTTCATCTTATCGTTGCGCATCAATCGCCTACAGATGTACAATCCGAGACTCCTTAG
- a CDS encoding DNA-directed RNA polymerase subunit omega has protein sequence MSQNKNTSIPSSTVTRDLRQLDKGTENIYESIVVIAKRANQIAVDVKEELNGKLSEFASNNDNLEEVFENREQIEISKHYERLPKASLVAVDEFLNDKVYFRNPSKEQE, from the coding sequence ATGAGTCAAAATAAAAACACTTCTATCCCAAGTTCAACAGTAACACGCGATTTGAGACAATTGGACAAAGGAACGGAAAACATCTATGAATCTATCGTTGTTATCGCTAAACGTGCTAATCAGATTGCCGTAGACGTCAAAGAAGAGTTAAACGGAAAGCTATCTGAATTTGCTAGCAACAATGACAACTTAGAAGAAGTTTTTGAAAACCGCGAGCAAATCGAGATTTCGAAGCATTACGAGCGTCTACCAAAGGCTTCCCTTGTAGCTGTTGACGAATTTTTGAATGATAAAGTTTACTTTAGAAATCCATCTAAAGAGCAAGAATAA
- a CDS encoding outer membrane protein assembly factor BamD produces MYLCKMFLNRRIVSLVACAMLILVAAGCKSKFEKLRASNNIAMKYQEAVKYYEKKKYSKALVLFDDLMSKYRGQSEAEDLYYYTAYTNYRLRDYTSARYHFKNFATTYPNSPRAEECRFMSAYCFYQDSPRFSLDQENTRKAIDELQLFINLYPDGEKAKEAGDYIQKLRDKLEQKAYANAKLYFDMGQPDDYRAAVIAFESMLREYPDTRYAEEIEFLIVKAQYLFAQNSMPYRQEARYNEAIDYYQAFVEHYPESKFKHDADQLRSSAEKEIAFVVKRMDQINKMREQQQKELGITKEEAEAKEVSEANSSSK; encoded by the coding sequence ATGTATCTTTGTAAAATGTTTTTAAATAGACGTATAGTATCCTTAGTTGCTTGCGCCATGTTAATTTTGGTTGCGGCAGGTTGTAAAAGCAAGTTCGAAAAATTACGAGCCAGTAACAACATTGCCATGAAATATCAGGAAGCAGTCAAGTACTATGAAAAGAAGAAGTATTCCAAGGCATTGGTTCTTTTTGACGATTTAATGAGCAAGTATCGTGGACAGTCAGAGGCTGAGGATTTGTACTACTATACCGCGTACACCAATTATCGTCTCCGCGACTATACGTCGGCGAGGTACCATTTTAAAAACTTTGCGACAACCTACCCGAATAGCCCTCGCGCGGAAGAATGTAGGTTTATGTCTGCTTACTGTTTCTATCAAGACTCTCCCCGATTTTCACTCGACCAGGAAAATACACGAAAGGCCATCGACGAACTTCAGCTTTTCATCAACTTATATCCCGATGGTGAAAAGGCTAAGGAAGCCGGCGACTATATTCAAAAGCTTCGTGATAAACTCGAGCAAAAAGCGTACGCCAATGCGAAGTTATACTTCGATATGGGGCAGCCCGATGATTACCGCGCTGCTGTGATAGCATTTGAGAGCATGCTTCGTGAGTATCCTGACACAAGGTATGCAGAAGAGATCGAGTTTCTTATCGTTAAAGCACAATACCTGTTCGCACAAAATAGTATGCCTTATCGGCAAGAAGCCCGCTATAATGAGGCAATTGATTACTACCAAGCATTCGTTGAACATTACCCAGAAAGTAAATTCAAACATGACGCGGATCAACTGCGTTCCAGTGCAGAAAAAGAAATTGCCTTTGTTGTGAAACGCATGGATCAGATCAACAAAATGCGCGAGCAACAGCAGAAAGAATTAGGAATAACGAAAGAAGAAGCTGAAGCTAAAGAAGTTAGCGAAGCTAATTCTTCTTCAAAATAA
- a CDS encoding NifU family protein, producing MTLLERVEQALDTIRPYLETDGGNVSIEEITPDNVVKLKLLGTCASCSMSIMTFKAGLEQAIRKSVPEITGVEAINLTDMNDPNAITPNQL from the coding sequence ATGACATTACTAGAGCGAGTAGAACAAGCATTAGACACCATTCGTCCCTACTTGGAAACGGACGGTGGCAACGTGAGCATAGAAGAGATCACGCCTGATAATGTGGTTAAATTGAAATTGTTAGGAACCTGCGCGAGTTGTTCCATGAGTATCATGACATTCAAGGCGGGCTTAGAACAGGCGATTCGTAAATCTGTACCGGAAATAACGGGCGTTGAAGCAATCAATTTGACTGACATGAACGACCCGAATGCAATTACGCCTAATCAGCTGTAG
- a CDS encoding FtsX-like permease family protein: MKLPLFFAKRYLFSKKSVNAINIISTISVVGVLVSSAALVIVLSFYNGMENLILSLYSTFAPELRIEPTKGKVFNAKEEVFLKLRQNQAIKSYSEVLEDKVLIQYNNQQFIAQVKGVEPKSLMEADHQEMLYAGNLHIFQDSTNFALVGAQVQANLRIPLQGVDNFMQLFSPRKGSSGNSVNPMDDINIRMISPCGLLQYQQGFDNLIITPIDFARDLLNEYDKISAIEIYAKDPLQTAKLQEETQALLGDEYIVKSREQQNPLLYKTVRSEKWIVFFILTVIGIIAIFNIIGSLTMLVIDKKQDMSVLKSLGANNWLIQRIFFYEGVMIAFIGGIIGIGAGLAFCVLQQEYGIIRTGDGANAIMDIYPVDIRPMDFLLVFATVMLVAVLISYLASSLSVREIRSDAIRSGE; the protein is encoded by the coding sequence ATGAAACTACCGCTGTTCTTCGCCAAACGCTACCTGTTTTCCAAAAAATCGGTTAACGCCATTAATATTATCTCCACGATTAGTGTCGTGGGCGTATTGGTCAGTAGTGCGGCATTGGTTATCGTGCTCTCTTTCTACAACGGCATGGAAAATCTAATCCTCTCGCTGTACAGCACCTTCGCGCCAGAATTACGGATCGAACCGACAAAAGGAAAGGTATTCAACGCCAAAGAGGAGGTCTTTCTAAAGTTACGTCAGAATCAAGCTATTAAGAGCTACTCAGAAGTCTTAGAAGATAAGGTATTGATACAATACAACAACCAACAGTTTATTGCACAGGTCAAAGGTGTCGAACCGAAAAGCCTGATGGAAGCAGATCATCAGGAAATGCTCTATGCGGGGAATCTGCACATCTTCCAGGATAGCACCAATTTTGCCCTTGTCGGCGCCCAGGTGCAAGCAAATCTACGTATACCACTACAGGGCGTCGATAACTTCATGCAACTGTTTTCACCAAGAAAGGGAAGCTCTGGAAATAGTGTCAACCCCATGGACGACATCAACATCCGCATGATATCACCTTGTGGACTGCTACAGTATCAGCAAGGGTTTGATAATCTAATCATCACGCCGATAGACTTTGCACGAGATCTACTAAACGAGTACGATAAAATCTCGGCCATTGAGATCTACGCCAAAGATCCTTTACAAACAGCTAAACTCCAAGAAGAAACACAAGCATTATTGGGCGACGAATATATTGTGAAGAGTAGAGAGCAACAAAATCCATTGCTCTACAAAACCGTTCGTTCAGAAAAATGGATTGTCTTTTTCATTCTCACTGTAATTGGAATTATCGCTATTTTCAATATTATTGGGTCGCTCACCATGTTGGTAATCGACAAAAAACAGGATATGAGCGTGCTGAAGAGCTTGGGCGCAAACAACTGGCTTATACAGCGAATTTTCTTTTATGAAGGCGTTATGATTGCTTTTATCGGAGGAATTATAGGAATTGGAGCAGGATTGGCTTTTTGTGTATTACAACAGGAATATGGAATTATTCGTACTGGCGATGGCGCAAATGCCATTATGGATATCTACCCCGTGGACATCCGCCCAATGGACTTCCTACTTGTTTTCGCTACCGTAATGCTGGTGGCCGTCCTTATTTCCTACTTAGCTTCATCGCTAAGCGTACGCGAGATCCGTAGCGACGCGATTCGCAGTGGCGAATGA
- a CDS encoding MBL fold metallo-hydrolase, protein MLNIHSFVFNPFQENTYIVYDELGNCAIFDPGMSDAAEEQKIVTFIEENKLKPIALYNTHCHIDHVLGNRMMYEQYNLMPQMHEGEIPVLVDVEHRAPMFGVRYELSPIPETFLQEGQIIQIGKHPLHILLVPGHSPAHLCFYQPDQKFLIGGDVLFRNSIGRTDLPGGNHQQLLDNIKEKIYSLPDDTVVYPGHGPHTTVGFEKTSNPYIRG, encoded by the coding sequence ATGTTAAACATTCATTCCTTTGTATTTAACCCTTTTCAGGAAAACACCTATATCGTTTACGACGAGTTAGGAAATTGCGCGATATTTGATCCGGGGATGTCCGATGCAGCAGAAGAACAAAAGATCGTTACCTTCATCGAAGAAAATAAGCTTAAGCCTATTGCTCTGTATAATACCCATTGCCATATTGACCATGTACTCGGTAACAGGATGATGTATGAACAGTACAATCTAATGCCTCAAATGCATGAAGGCGAAATTCCTGTTTTAGTAGATGTAGAACATCGCGCGCCCATGTTTGGCGTCCGCTACGAACTATCTCCTATTCCAGAGACCTTTTTGCAGGAAGGGCAGATCATTCAAATCGGCAAACACCCACTACACATCCTACTGGTGCCCGGCCATTCTCCAGCTCACCTTTGCTTCTATCAGCCCGATCAGAAATTTCTCATTGGTGGAGACGTACTTTTCCGCAATAGCATCGGCCGCACGGATTTGCCTGGAGGAAATCATCAGCAGTTACTGGATAACATCAAAGAGAAAATATATAGTTTACCTGACGACACCGTCGTCTATCCTGGGCACGGGCCACATACAACCGTAGGTTTTGAGAAAACCAGCAACCCTTATATAAGAGGATAA
- the gldD gene encoding gliding motility lipoprotein GldD, whose translation MRSVNIIFFSLVFLLFACHSADYTPKPRGFYRIDLPEKDYKQATTGCPFLFEQPTYTTLNTDLSDDAHPCWKNLDFPQFNARLHMSYFAINSKAPLAQLTEDARTFAFKHTAKATSIDQVKIHRPSQKLYGVTYLIHGNTASNLQFFVSDSSKHYLRGALYFNEKPNLDSIQPVLDFIQQDIEQLIRTFTWK comes from the coding sequence ATGAGGTCCGTTAACATTATTTTCTTTTCTTTAGTTTTTCTACTGTTTGCGTGCCATTCTGCAGATTATACGCCAAAGCCGAGAGGATTTTATCGCATAGACTTACCAGAAAAAGACTATAAACAAGCGACGACGGGCTGTCCATTTCTTTTCGAACAACCGACTTATACCACGTTAAACACGGATCTGTCAGACGATGCGCACCCCTGTTGGAAAAATTTAGATTTTCCGCAGTTCAATGCTCGCCTGCATATGAGCTACTTTGCAATCAATAGTAAAGCTCCTTTGGCACAACTTACCGAAGATGCGCGCACCTTTGCTTTTAAACATACCGCGAAAGCAACTTCCATCGATCAAGTCAAAATACACCGCCCTTCACAGAAGCTATACGGCGTCACTTACTTGATTCACGGCAACACAGCTTCCAACCTACAATTTTTCGTTTCGGACAGCAGCAAGCACTACCTCCGTGGAGCACTCTACTTCAATGAAAAACCAAATCTAGACTCGATACAACCGGTGTTGGACTTTATACAGCAGGATATTGAGCAACTGATCCGTACCTTTACTTGGAAATAA